The proteins below are encoded in one region of Silene latifolia isolate original U9 population chromosome 2, ASM4854445v1, whole genome shotgun sequence:
- the LOC141641500 gene encoding protein FAR1-RELATED SEQUENCE 1-like, giving the protein MPSKFGVSRSDYNEFMCKINDIIWDDELEAEEFDDIWEQIIEDHGVGVNDWFADTYAIRGQTGGFTERGELEVTTVKDSSRNKNFEVAYSPALSDDTGTRKASCSCTMFERTGILCRHIIWIFSASGIKTIPEDYVVNRWMKEYLRLRIFNTNGEGTENMQVIDEKQIAMSIMWSEVHEAVGLLQNKGVADVDNFSAVIRSFKYSLSPLGEVLNKNQQMEKFLNCTASEVVTILPPKNSKNKGAGKDSLSPKQKQWCWLGNPNVSVRIARE; this is encoded by the exons atgCCCAGTAAGTTTGGCGTCTCGAGGAGTGATTATAATGAGTTCATGTGTAAAATTAatgacattatatgggacgatgaGCTTGAGGCAGAAGAATTTGATGATATCTGGGAGCAAATAATTGAAGATCATGGTGTTGGAGTAAATGATTGGTTTGCTGATACATATGCTATAAGGGGACa AACAGGAGGTTTCACTGAGAGAGGCGAGCTAGAGGTAACTACTGTCAAAGATTCATCCAGAAACAAGAATTTTGAAGTTGCATACAGTCCAG CTTTATCTGATGACACAGGTACACGTAAAGCAAGCTGCAGTTGTACGATGTTTGAAAGAACCGGAATCCTATGCCGCCATATAATATGGATTTTTTCAGCAAGTGGGATAAAGACTATACCAGAAGATTATGTTGTAAATAGATGGATGAAAGAGTATCTCCGATTAAGGATTTTCAATACTAATGGTGAAGGGACAGAAAACATGCAAGTCATCGATGAAAAACAAATTGCAATGTCAAtaatgtggtcagaagttcatgaaGCTGTAGGGCTCCTTCAAAACAAAGGAGTAGCTGATGTTGACAACTTTTCCGCTGTAATTAGATCATTTAAATACTCCCTGTCACCATTAGGGGAAGTGttgaataaaaatcaacaaatggagAAATTTCTGAATTGTACGGCATCTGAGGTAGTGACGATATTGCCACCAAAGAATTCGAAAAACAAGGGGGCCGGAAAAGATTCTTTGTCACcaaaacaaaagcaatggtgTTGGCTAGGAAACCCAAACGTAAGTGTAAGAATTGCAAGAGAATGA
- the LOC141641501 gene encoding protein FAR1-RELATED SEQUENCE 5-like — protein MEMLDTSSKLLSPVIRDGAFILFNDGIEIYVYSDRQTGITVDTATDNLIQQTLKQHFTDSTMIVIAHRITSVIDGHMVVLLSSGLVQECDSPSKLLENKSSSFSKLVAEYANLLKQNVVQPDRQELCREVEKRFTPYIGQEFGDVEDAVTFYKIYTIACGFDVRRYTTKKWRGGEIKLKLVVCNREGFAHKKPSKEQDDGLVGEKSQRIFRVTRVGCKARIRLYMKNGLLLIDRFHEGHNHELISLKDREFQKLSRNITDYHKMIIVSNSRLKIGATKTYRICKEQVNGYENIGASLNDFKNFHRDVKCFIHERDGQLFVDHFKETTETRIGFYFDYDLDNDGSLRRAIWADGTARDNYKIFGDAVSFDPTYSTNKYSMVFTPFTGVDHHKRSVTFCGALIAREDYESFNWVFNRFLQAMGVRNPST, from the exons ATGGAGATGCTCGATACTTCGAGTAAGCTGCTTTCACCCGTGATACGTGATGGTGCTTTCATTTTGTTTAATGATGGCATTGAAATTTATGTTTATTCTGATCGACAAACTGGAATAACAG TCGACACAGCAACAGATAACTTAATACAGCAGACATTAAAGCAACACTTTACGGATTCTACTATGATCGTTATCGCCCACAGGATTACTTCAGTTATCGACGGTCATATGGTGGTGCTCTTAAGCAGTGGACTTGTTCAGGAATGCGATTCTCCTTCGAAGTTGCTAGAGAATAAGTCGTCTTCATTTTCCAAACTTGTTGCAGAGTATGCAA ACTTGCTAAAACAGAATGTAGTTCAACCTGACAGGCAGGAGCTGTGTAGGGAGGTCGAGAAGAGGTTTACACCGTACATCGGCCAAGAGTTTGGGGACGTTGAGGATGCGGTGACTTTTTATAAGATATACAccattgcttgtgggtttgatgtACGTAGGTACACAACAAAAAAATGGCGTGGCGGTGAGATCAAGTTAAAGCTCGTCGTTTGCAATCGAGAAGGTTTCGCTCACAAGAAACCCAGTAAAGAACAGGATGACGGACTGGTTGGGGAGAAGTCACAGAGGATATTCAGGGTCACTAGAGTGGGGTGTAAAGCGAGGATACGACTATATATGAAGAATGGTCTTTTATTAATTGACCGGTTCCACGAGGGTCACAATCACGAGCTTATCTCACTTAAGGACAGAGAGTTCCAGAAATTATCGCGTAACATAACAGATTATCACAAGATGATAATCGTTTCGAACTCAAGG ctgaagataggagcaacAAAAACATACAGAATCTGCAAAGAACAAGTGAATGGATACGAAAACATTGGAGCAagcttaaatgattttaagaacttccataggGATGTTAAATGTTTCATTCACGAACGGGATGGTCAGTTGTTTGTTGACCATTTCAAGGAAACGACTGAAACAAGAATAGGTTTCTACTTTGACTATGACCTTGACAATGATGGCAGCCTACGTAGGGCCATATGGGCGGACGGTACCGCCCGAGATAATTACAAAATTTTTGGTGATGCGGTGTCATTCGACCCAACTTACTCCACCAATAAGTATTCTATGGTATTCACACCATTCACAGGTGTTGACCACCATAAACGATCTGTGACGTTCTGTGGGGCTCTAATTGCAAGGGAAGATTATGAGTCGTTTAATTGGGTTTTCAACCGGTTTTTACAAGCAATGGGGGTAAGGAACCCGAGTACATAA